The window TGCTATGGCTTTGAGGAGATTTCTTTTCAAAACTATTATAGAACAATTAATAAGGACCTCGGGAACAATTCATATAGCCTCACCATAGTCCACACACTTTATTTAGCATTTAGGGAGATTCAACAGAAAATAGatgatttttctcatttttttgtgtgttatctCATggattttgcaattttttttctaaacctTTATAGAATTATTTGTAAGGACATGAGGTATAATTCCTATAGCCTCACCATAATCCATGCCACTTATTTTAGCATTTAGGAGTCACTTAATAGGAGATTAGGTGATTTTCTCACTTTTTCTTGTGTGTTAACccttggattttttggtgatatgatttcaagatattctttttctgaATCCTTTATAGAACCATTCGTAAGGGCCTGTGGAACAATTTCTATCACCTCACGATGATCCACTCCagtttttttaatcatttaggGCCATTCAACAATAATTAgacaatttatcaaatttttgtGTGCAactcccatgtagtttttttgTGATGACTTCCCATCActtttttccaaaacatttacaAAACCATCCATAAGTATCTGAGGATCATTTTCTATAGCCATATCATGTTCCACGccacattttaaaaattatttaggggcAACTCAATGGGAATTAGGCAatctttttagtttttcatgtgtgttagcctatggatattttggtgatacaGATTTGGGACACTTTTTGTCAAAACATTTGCAGGTCCATCCGTAATGACCTAGTGAAAAGTTTTCTATAGCCTCACCATGATCCACGTCACtttttttagtatttagggGTTACTCAACCTGAATTAgtctatttttcttaattttctgtGTGTTAGCCATTGAATTTTTAGGTGATATGACTTTCAGACACTTTTTTCGAAAACATTTACAGAGCCATCTATAAGAACCTGGGGAACAATTCATATAGCCTTACCATGATCCTCACCATTTTTTAGCATTTAGTAGCCAATCAATAGGAATTATGCAATTTTCTCTGTTTTGTGTGTGTGTTAGgccatgaattttttggtgaaatgGTTTCTTGACGCTTTTTTCTAAATTCTTTATAGAACCATCCGTAAGGACCTGGGAAAAATTCCTATAGACTCACCATGATTCACACTACTCTTTTTAGTATTTAGAGGTCACTCAACAGAAATTATGcgattttcttagtttttgaTATGTATTAACCCATGATTGTTTAGTGATATGGTTTCTgggcatatttttttttcaaatatattacaAAACCATCTGTGAGGATCCAGGAAAAAATTTCTATTGCCTCACCATGATCCACACCACTTTTTTTAGCATTTAGAAGTCACTCAATAGGAATTAGGTGATTTACTCAATTTCTCGAGCGTGTTAGcccacaaatttttttgtgatgtcttctaagaattttttttccaagtCTTTACAGAACCATCTATAGACCTGGGAACAATTCATATAGCCTTACCATATCCCACACAACTCTGTTAGCATTAGGAACCACTCTACATGAATTAAGCGATTgtttcaatttttcgtgtgtgttagcccatatATTTGTTGGTGATATGGCTTTTGAgcacctttttttaaaatctttacAGATCCATCCATAAGGACAGGGGAAACATTTCCTGTAACCTCACCATAATAAACTCCACTTTTAGCATTTAGGTTCACTCAACAAGAATTAAgcgattttcttaattttcgtGTGTGTTGGCCTATGGactattttggtgatatgagtTCCGGacacattttttccaaaatatttacaTAACCATCCCGAAGGACTTGTTGaacaatttctatagactcACCATAATCCACACCACTCTTTTTAGAATTTAGGGGCCACTCAACAAAAAATATGggatttatttagtttttcgtgtgtgtttAGCCTGTAATACTTTGGTCATATGGCTTTTGGGTACTTCTTTTGGTAACCTTTAGAGAACTATCTGTAAGGACCTGGGGAACAAGTCTTATAGTCTTACCATGATCGACTCCACATTTTTTAGCATTTAGGATCCACTCACTAGGAAATTAAGCGATTTTCTTAgtgtttttgtgtgtgtgtgtgttagcCCTGGATTTTCGGCGATATGGCTTCCAGGCATTTTTTCCAAATTATTGAACCATATTTAAGGACTTGGGGAACATCTCGATACTAGAGATGGAATGATCAGTCTAATCCTCCTCCCCCTCCAGACCAACAATAGCGGCGGCCTTTGAAGAGCTATTCTTCTTTTAGGCAGAAAAATGTTGTGAATGTTTGGAATAACACCACCATTCGAAATCGTCATATCTCTAAGAAATTGACAAAGTTTAGCATCAAACCTAATAGCTAACTGAATGAGCCTTGGAATGATCCGAGTCTTTTTGTCGTTCCTCGCTGCAAGTCCAGCCAATTCAAGGACCTACAAACAATCGCATGTATGTAAAATTTAGTAATCACAAACCCTAGAAatttgacatataaaaaaaaagaacttgagAAATTCACCTCAGTTGCAAGGTCTTCAAACACCGCAACAAGAAATACCGGAGTTCCAGCACCAACACGTTTGGCATACTTCCCCACTGGAATTGGAGACCAGCTTTGCTGCTACGAGAACGAgactttttttttgcattttaacCAAAACTTTTCCCTTTACCGCCCATTGATCTTTTTCCCTTCAAAGAGAACAAAAAGTTTTGCTTTTTGATCTATAGAAACAAGAGACAAATGACACACAAGAATTGAACTGTTGTGTGTATGTGAATTTCTAAAGCAATCTGGTTTTGGTATTTATAGCCCACATGAGTCATAACCCAGCCAATGAGAAGAAAATCACAAGGAATGAACTTGTACGCCGTTGGATAAAAGGGCAAATTTTCATTGCTTGAGATTGCGGGCAACAAGAACACCAATCGGATTCTtattaaagatgaaaaatagCATGCCGGGTTTTTCTTTAATGAGATATTGCTTTTCCGTAAACATGAATATTAAGAGAACATTTTAGAGATAAGAACTGATGCACAGATtagtcaaataaaattaaatagtataacGATGATTAACCGCATTCGAAAAagataaaagtataaattttattCTATACTAACATTACATTATTtgaattgttgatttatattCAACTGGAaagtaattttgtttaattatatgtaaatataatttttgaggtaccttctcaaatattttctatatttgacTTAATTTGTTCACGTATCaagcaatttttttcataacaaTATAAAACTTATGGTGTTTTACTTTTCATCGTTCATTCAACAATATAGTGAAAAGATAATCAAGATGCCCAAGTTAGAAGATAAATTAGTGAGGTTCCTATAGAATAATACTactatttaatatgaaaaaaaaagaaggagatTTTATAACTTATTTATCATGGATTACAAATATTTCAtctcttatattttatttatagaataaATTTCATTTACATTACTCTAGATCTACTCACTAAAAGTATTTTaccatgaaattttaaaataaattgaaattgtatttcaaatttgggaaaTTGTTAATAAAGCATTCTAAGAAAAACTTTCATTTACCGTACTTTAGATCTatcatgaaatttcaaattaaatttaaattctatttcaaatttgggaaaTAGTTAATAAAGCTTGCTAAAAACACTTGAAAGGAAAAAACTAAAACTATTATACACATCAGGAAATGAATAacaatagaaataataaatgataTGATAACTGAAGCAAATTAAACAATAGGTAATACTAAGATCCAAGTATGTTAAGTTTTTATCCTAAGACACATAAGTATCATATGCCATTAAACTTGCAGAAAGGAAATCAAAGGTTTTATATTAtagaattataaaattttctatgAATACAAGGAGATTAATAAAAGTAAACATCGCGATGCTAGCAATCGAATGATCAGTCTAATCCTCCTCCTTGTAAGCAGCATCAGCAACGGCCTTTGAAGTGTTACTCTTGTTGTTAGGCAGAAAAATgttgtgaattcttgaaataacACCACCATTCGGAATGGTCACACCTCTAAGAAATTGATTCAGCTCTTTATCAAACCTAATAGCTAGCTGAATGTGCCTTGGAAGGATCCGAGTCTTTTTGTCATTTCTCGCTGCAATTCCAGCCAATTCAAGCACCTACAAACAATAACATATATGTAAAATTTAGTAATCACAAATCCTATAAATTTGGCATatcaaaaagagagagagaaagaacttGAGAAATTCACCTCAACTGCAAGGTACTCAAGCACAGCAACAAGGAATACCGGTGCTTTGGCACCAACACGTTTGGCATACTTCCCGACTTTGAGGAATCGGGCAATACGAGCCACTGGAAATTGGAGGCCAGCTTTGCTGCTACGAGACCTTCTTTTAGCATTTGAACCAAGATTTTTTCCTTTACCATTGATCTttttcactacaaaaaaaagtattgcTTTTTGATCTATAGAAACAAGAGACAAATGAAGCGGAAGAATTGAAtttttgtgtgtgtatgtgaatTCCTAAAGCAATCTGGCTTTGGTATTTATAGCCCACAAGAGTTATAACCCAGTCAATGAGAAGACAATCACGAGGATTGAACTTGTATGCCGTTGGATGAAAGAGCAAATCAACGGTGGATAAAGATGTTGACACATTTAATCAATTTCAAGGATTATAATAAGTTTATTTCCAAATATAGAGGATTGTGATGTGTTTGTTTCCAAAGTAAATAAGTATTATGATGTgtttgttaccaaaaaaaaaaggactatGATGTCTTTAATATGTTGCCCAAAAAAAAAGACAGAAGGGATTATGATAAGTCTGTTGCTCAAACAAAATGGGgaaattttgttctttaataTTTGGCTTTAATAGCCATCTGAACATATTTaaagttttacaacttattaaGACTAATTTGAATAATGAAAGGAGATAACATATTTTAAATGACTAATTTATTATCAGCTCAACAAGCCTAAAAATAACAGTAGCCCTCATTTTTAAAGCAATATGAATTggttatagttattttttttaaaaaatattgtgtattgtctatataaaatataaagttttcATATGAGAGGAAATAACTTTTGAAGTTTAATGAATCTAGAATACTATACGACTCAAGAAAGATTAAAAGAATTGACTATAACAAAGTTtcattaaaacataaaataaaatttaaggaCTCCATTTGAATTTGACTTTAGGTCAATGTTTGAGTGGCCCTTCTTATTTCTATGGATTGAGCAATGAAAATATACACtagaaatcataatttaaattgcAAGTGTCTATAGATAGTTCATGTGTTCATGGTGTTCAATTGGAACACGCAATAGTTCAAGTGTCTAAAAATAAAGGACCAACAAGTTTTAAGAAAGGGTCTAGGTATTAAGGCTTGCTTTGTTTTCTAACGTTATGTTATTGCCTATTAGCTACGTATCGAGAGGatggaaaaaagaaattaagtgcctgtttgatcatatttttattattttcaatataaaccactcacaaaaattaaaaataactctATTTCTTATTCATGTTGGACACAATTTCAAAgtttttaatattgtttttaacTTGGaaataaaactatattttttttcaaatttgaccATTTTATATCTAATCGTCCACAGAAAAACAAGAACTAGATAAAAAAGATTTCGAAACTTTACTTTCACAAAGAATATCAAATATATGCAACACATGTTAATATAGATTGAAGAAAACTCGTGTTTGATAATATGCGAAATAAATAAGTTGGATAATTAATACTTATCAATAACTCTATGTCACGACTCAAAATCAAGTCATGATAGTGCGCATTATAAGCCCTCACGTAGGCAAGTCAAAACCCTAACAAGATAAAAGAGGAAGacataaaatacttttaaaatgaaGGAACATAAGCAGAAATGAATATACAGAATAGGGACATGTTATAGAATTGTAAATATATGATAAACAATTTAGAAAATGGGGCTGAAGGGGGccaacaaacacaaactaaaCACAATAATCAATCTACGGACCTGGTGTCACTAGTACAGGAGCATCTACATACATAAAGGTTATATTTACAAGTTTGTCtaattgcaaatacaaaacATAGACAGGTACAAAAGAAGGAAATATAGCAAGCCTCCGGACATGAAGAGCTCACCAGAATCTGAATCTACGACGATCACTGGAGATTGATAGCTCTTTGAGAACGACTCTTACTGAGAGCTGCGTCAAAAAAAGATGCAGAAAtatagtatgagtaccaaaatatTGGGTACTCAGTAGGTAACATAGGTCGACCAAGTTTAGaaagatcaaatatatatagagaagCATGACAACTCTAAACATTACAATGGAAAGGTTCTAAGTTACGATAACCAACTATCGAGAAAAGAGGGAAAACAACACAAGACAGTGAGAAGGAAACACTCAAGTACAAGACAgtcataacatacatacaacAACTCACACAAATAGGATGATGTGATGCAAGTGATGAATACAAGAAAGTAGAAGCATGCTAGAATTCTTGAGCCACCCAGAATGATACCTTAGACTCATCAACAAGTGCAATGTAGTGAAATATAACTCATATCTCAATCGACAGTCTTCCCAAAATGATACCTCAAGCTTATCAGTGTAAAAGTGGGCCAATATGCATACAAATTCATAAACCAAGTATGTTGTCGTTTTATGTCATAAAAACTctgaaaaaagttgtttttcCCCATATAAATTCTTCTCTTAGTTTAACGAGTGAACCTCCCCTTCACAGCTCATCATATGGGGAAAACTTAGTGAAAACTATTCCCATTCCTCAAATATAAAAGTCCCAAGGTTTTCCAAGAATAAACAAGTCAAATGTGAGTACCAAATGCATGATATCATACCAAGACATCATCCACCCAATCAAAATCAACACAGAAAACAGCCATTAGGGTAACACCCGACGCAACACAAACATACTAACTTGGAATTCCACCAAGTCCAAACTCACAGCCTCAAGCCCAACAATAAGGTCAAACTATTGGTTATTCCATGAAGTCCCTGAATgaggaggactcaccaacttttGGCTGAAATAGTTGCCGCCTATCTCACCATGAGTTTGAGAACGAACGTCTGAATCTACATCATAATAAATGCAACACAGAGAAAAGTGTGgtcaatacatggaatgtactgagTATATAAACATTAATCAGTTCTCAATAATCATGAACATATGATATGGATAGAATAACTACAACTTTAAGATCAACATATAAAGATCATTTGGAAAACTACTTTCAAAATCTGTAAATGTAAATTTAGTTCTTTAGCTCTAAACTGAAATTATACCTTGGAATTCTACTCTGAAAAATCGTGATAAAAATCAAGTTTGTAGAAATAGTAATGCTTGTATTACAACTGATATACTGCATGTGACCGCATATTGTCAAACTTGTATATTAGATAAACTTACGTCTGAAATAAAGCATGATACTagttacaattattattttacttaagTTCTGAAATGCTGAAATTAGTCATGCTTATTGAATTTTGGGATCATGTGTTCAAAACATGCAATTTTTTACTAATATAGATTGGAACATGTAAAATTATGCTAAATCTAATTTGCTTAAATCTTGGGATTAGAAAAAACTTGTAAAGACTCATGCATAGTAGCTTTAACaagaataataattatatacatattaacaaaagaaaactaaattTCAAGAAGTATTCATAGTTGGGTTTGAAACCTAATTcacaaaatcataaaaatcatattgtaAAATTGGAAGTTTTGGACATGAGGATGAAAGGAAGTCCTTCTTATTGTTCTACGTACATACTATTAGAATGCTATTTATGTTACTGCACTCCAGACACGTTGTTACTACTTAGTGTTTTACTTCATAGGTTGTTAGATATGTATCCACCACTTTAGGagtttgttttcttattttcctagtttgttggtttagTTTTCATAGTAGGAAGGACTCTCTATTAGAGACtctgttatttatttttatttatatatatatatcagttcTTAATCgattaatagaaatattttttgcttCATCTTGCTCAATTACTAATACATACCTTAGTGAAGAAAAACTTGGTGGAGAACCTTGAAAGAGAAATTCTAACTTGGTATTTCTTCATAATTCTTGAGGGTTAAAGTTTGGGGAGAGAATAAGAGGGGTTTTAATGATGAACAATGATTGTCTAATCCTCCTACGATGTTTTAAGATCATTTAGATAACTCTCCAAAGCgcttaagattaaaaaaaaatagcctcaattaaaatgaaatcaGTAAAATTTCATGTTGTTCAGTCAAAGTGACGAACCATCGTTCAAGCCGTCGAATTCTGCGGCAAATTTTCCAACTCACTAGAAAGTGTGACAACCTCAAGTGAGGGATTGTCATTTTGTCCTTCTCTTTTGGCAAACTGGAGCAACTCtaaaaaaatgatcataacattttactccgGACTCGAATTTATGAAAggttggtggcattggaaagaagacgcaaagacctttaatttgatggGTAATGGGACACATAACTCTTCCGATTTTAAGATATGTGTTCATTAGAGGCTGACCCAAGTAAAAACTTATACCAACTAACTCGGTAAAGGAGCTTCCagctcaactttgtgctagaaGATTACCAAATTCATCTCCAGAACTCTTCTCACACTAAAGAGTTAACCTTGATACCTATTCACAATTAGGAATCATCCAAGGGcctaaaataaacaaatacgAAGAATTGTTCGAATCTTAGCTTAGAATTTTCATGGTATTACACTTTTGTCTTACATAAATCCGATCACCttctatttctatttaatttttatttaaaataatggaATTCCAAAATTAATAAATCCTTCATTAACCATGAATGATATAAACATGCTCAAATAAAAGTTTTTGGGCAAGGGCTTTAT is drawn from Solanum stenotomum isolate F172 unplaced genomic scaffold, ASM1918654v1 scaffold10815, whole genome shotgun sequence and contains these coding sequences:
- the LOC125849796 gene encoding probable histone H2A.3, with the protein product MFFYQIIRGLFKFLSFHLPSISSARMSINGKGKNLGSNAKRRSRSSKAGLQFPVARIARFLKVGKYAKRVGAKAPVFLVAVLEYLAVEVLELAGIAARNDKKTRILPRHIQLAIRFDKELNQFLRDMTISNGGVIPNIHNIFLPKRRIALQRPPLLL